The DNA segment TCGTTGGCCGCTTCACCGGCGTCAACGATCGCCGCGGCGGCGCTTCCGACCTCGAGGCCGGCGGCGTGGCCGACGTCGTCCTGGGTCTCGACGAAGACCACGGGAATGCCTTTCTCGTCAGCGAGTTCGGGGAGGTGCATCACGATCTCCTCCGGGCTGACGTCTTCGGCGACGAAGACGAGTTCGGCGTTGCCACGCTCGATGGCTTTGGTCGTTTCGTTCGTTCCTTTCTTTACACTGCCTGTGTCTCGTGCGACCTCGAGTGCCTCAAGGGCGTCATCTGCGAGGTCGGCTGGGATGTCTGTAGTTACGTAAACTGCCATTGGTTGTTCACCTATCTCCCACGCGCAGGCTCGCGCTCCCCTGCCATCCGGGCGAGGTGCCCGGGCCGGGTTTCCGGCGGGTTTCCTGTAGGGCTAGGAGCATCATCAACCCCGCGTAGGGTGTACGACTGAGTAACGGTGCCCTCCTTAAAAGCGTGTCCAAATGCGCGGACCCGTGCGACACCGTTGCACGAGCAGCGGAGGAGACGACAACCGACCGTATCAAGGGGCCTCCTCTCCTACGATTTCACGAACGATGAACCACGCTCCCGCCGCCCACGCACGACGACTGCAGGCCGAAGCACGCCGGGAAAACGAGCGGCGGGGGCTCGTGCTTACTGGGGGTCGCGAACACGGGTACGACGCCCTCGAGCCGATTCTCGAAGCGCTCGAAGCACCGATCTCGAGGACGACTCTCGTGGGACCGACCGACCGACTACGCTGTGAACAGCGAACCCAACACGAGACGAGCGGGTTGCTCGGGACCACTCGAGACATCGTCATCGTGGACGCCCACGAAGGTCTCGAACCGAACACGATTGGCCGTGTCGTGGGCACAATAGATGGCGGTGGCCTTTTCATACTGCTCACGCCACCGCTCGATGAGTGGCCCGAGAGGCGTGATGCGTTCGACGAATCGCTCGTGGTCGCTCCCTACACCCTCGAGAACGTTTCGGGACGGCTTCGACGACGACTCGTCGAGACCATCCGCGCACACCGGGGCCTCGCCATCGTCGATGTAGAGTCGGGCGAAATCGTCGACGAGGGGCTGACGAATCCGGCCCCCAGACTCGAGCGAGCCGATCGCTCCAGCACAACTACTACAGATAGAATACCTGGTTCAGAGAGTGGAGTAAGTACAGAGGGCGACGACATTCGGGAAACAGTATACCGGATGGCCGAGAAAGAACCTGAATTCGAGGTTTCGTTTCCCTCCCTCGCGTACGACGCCTGTCGAACCGACGACCAGGCGACGGCACTTGGCCACCTCGAGGCCCTGTCCGAACCGGGCCAGGCAGTCGTCCTCGAGGCCGACCGTGGCCGCGGCAAATCCAGCGGTATCGGACTGGCTGCTGGCTCGCTCGCCGCGACTGGCTCGCGTGTGCTCGTGACCGCCCCCGACCGTTCGAACGTCGACGACGTGTTCGCCCGAGCGAGGGAACTGCTCGAGCGCCTCGAGGCCAATCACCCAACCGACACCGCCGGCGAGTTATACCGAACCGCCGAGGAACCAGGCCCAACCGCCGAAGCTCCACGGTCAGTGACGAGTACCGCTGGTGGCAAAATTCACTATTACCCGCCTCTCGAGGCCACCGACTGTCTGTCGGAATTCGATTTCGTGTTCGTCGACGAGGCGGCCGCGCTCCCGGTTACCGTGCTCGAGGATTTCCTGGACGCCGAGCGAATCGCGTTCGCCACGACCGTTCACGGCTACGAGGGTGCCGGACGTGGTTTTTCCGTCCGGTTTCGCGATCGGCTGGCAGCGAGCGACCACGAGGTTACCGAGTACACTCTCACCGAGCCGATCCGCTATGCCGGTGGCGACCCTCTCGAGGTCTGGTCGTTTCACGCACTCTTGCTGGACGCGAGGCCGGTCGTGCCGGACCTGCTCGATGGCGCGGCTCTGGACACAGTCAGCTACCAAAAGCTGGACGCCGAAACCCTGTCTCGCGACGAACGTCTCCTCCGGGAGACCTTCGGCCTGCTCGTACTGGCTCACTACCGCACCGAACCCAACGACCTGGCGCGACTCCTCGATGCACCGAACCTCGAGACCTACGCGCTCACGTACGACGGCCACGTCGTCAGCGTTGCGCTGATCGCTCGAGAGGGGAACCTCGAGCGGGCCGACCAGCGACGGTTGTACGAGGGGGCACGACTCCGTGGAAACATGATCCCGGACCTCTTCAGCAGCCACCTCCGGGACGAAGCCGTCGGCGGCCTCGCCGGCTGTCGCGTCGTCAGAATCGCGACCCACCACGCGGTGCGATCTGCCGGCTTTGGCTCGCTGTTGCTCGAGAAGCTGGCCGCCGATGTAGGAGCCACGGTCGATTGGCTGGGAACGGGGTTCGGGGCAACCCCGTCGCTGGTCTCGTTCTGGCGGCACAACGGATATCGGCCGCTGCACCTATCCACGACCAGAAACGACGCCAGCGGCGAGTACTCCGCGATTATGTGTCGCGCGATGAGCGACGACGGCCGAGCGTTCGTCGACCGCCACGAACGATGGTTTGCCCGCCGACTCCCGAACGTCCTCGCCGACAGTCTCCGCAACCTAGAACCGGACGTCGTCCGGGCGCTAACTCGCTCGGTCGACCCCGTGTACGCACCCCCACTCGAGTTCACCGACAGTGAGTGGGAACTGGTCGCCGGGGCTGCCTACGGCCCCGCGCTGTTCGACGTCGATCCCGGCCCGTTCAGCAGACTGGTGTATCGGTACCTGCTCGAGCGAGATGACGGGAGGCCCGAAGTCGACGACTCGACCGACCGGCGGACAGCGTGGCGAGGTGAACCACTGGCACCACACACCGAGCGACTCGTGATCCGACGGGTGTTACAATGTCAGTCCTGGGAGACGGTTGCCAGTGAACTCGAGTATCACTCTCCGCGGACGTGTAAACGGGACCTCGGGGACGCTCTCGAGACGCTGGTCGATGCGTACGGAACCGACACAGCGCGCGAGGTCAAATCGCGGTTTCGGGAGATATAGTAGCCAGTGAAAACGATTGAACCACCTAACGCGACGCCCGCTTGCGAGAGGGTGTGCACTGACTGTCACTAGCTACGATACCTCGAAGGAAAGCCCCGCGCTCTCGTCCTGTTCAGCCCCTGTTCTACCGACGCCGATCAGCGATCGATTCTTCCCCGGTTTCAGCGGCCACGATTTCGTACAGGAGCGCTCGGCCGCCGTCGTCTTTGGGTCTGAGAATTCGCCCGAGGCGCTGCGTAAACTCGCGTTCGCTACCGCTCCCGGAGAGAACGACCGCGACTGAGGCGTCGGGAACGTCGACACCCTCGTCGAGCACGTTCGAGGTGACCACTCTCGAGTAGGCGCCCGACCGAAATCGCTCGAGAATGTCTCGCCGTTCGGCCGTCCCAGTCTGATGGGTGATGACGGGAGCCAGAAAGCGTTCCCCGACCTCGTAGGCCAGGTCGTTGTGTGCGGTGAAGAGAATCGTTCGTTCGCCACGGTGGGTCTCGAGCACGTCCTCGAGGGTCTCGAGTTTGCGTTCGGCCCCGAGCATTACCTCGCGCGCCCGCTGGCGGGCGAGCAGGGCCTCCCGTGCCGCGGGGTCGCTCCCAGACCGTTTCACGAGTTGCTGGTAGTCGGCACCCGACCGCAACCGGATGTTCGAGCGAGCGAGGTAATTCGTGAACGTCTCCTGATTGCGTTCGTAGGCCTCCCGCTCGCTCGGGGTCAGCGCGACCTCGAGTCGTTTGACGTCGTAGGTCGCGAGATGTTCGCCCGCGAGGTCGTCTGCCGAGAGGCGATAGACCAGCGGGCCGAGCAGCGACTCGACGGCTGCGTGGGCCCCGTCGGGTCGCTCGAAGGTCGCCGTCAACCCCAGCCTGGCGGGTGCGGGTAGCGTTCGGGCGATGTCTCGGTATCCCTCGCCACCCAGATGGTGTACTTCGTCGAAGATGACGAATCCAAATCGGTCGCCAACCGATTCGGCTTTCAGATACGCCGAGTCGTACGTCGAGACCGTCAGCCACTCGAGGCGTTGTTCGCCACCACCGAACTGGCCGACTGGTACGTCGAACTCCCGGCGGAGTTCGCCCACCCACTGCTCGAGCAGGTCGATCGTCGGCACCACTATCAGCGTCGGCGTTTCGAGTTGGGCGATGGCCTCGAGCGCGATGACCGTCTTGCCGCTCCCGGTGGGTAACTCGAGGACGCCAGCGGGAGCGTGCCGCGGATAGCCGGCGGCCGACACTGCCGTGTCCGTACGGTCGAGAGACGCCGCTGGCACGTGCTCGATATCGCCCCAGCGGTCCGTCTCGAGCCACGCCTCGAGCGCGTCTCGCTGATACGGCCGGAGTTCGTAAGCGGTCGTGCGATCGAGTTCCGGCGCGAGCGCATCCGCTCGAGATGCCGGGGGTTCCACACGAAGCACCGAATCTGCGACGGTGATGGATTCGTTGGGAAGCGCTGCCCGTAACGCGGCGTACTCGTGTGCTGCAACGCGAAAGCACCCCGAGCGCGAGTCCCACTCGAGTGACAGCACCGACAGGTCGTCGAGGAACGAGGGCGCATCGGTCTCGGTCTCGAGACGGATCGTTCCGTCCTCGAAGCGAAGCCTGACGGACGGCGGCGTATC comes from the Natronosalvus amylolyticus genome and includes:
- the rpl7ae gene encoding 50S ribosomal protein L7Ae, whose amino-acid sequence is MAVYVTTDIPADLADDALEALEVARDTGSVKKGTNETTKAIERGNAELVFVAEDVSPEEIVMHLPELADEKGIPVVFVETQDDVGHAAGLEVGSAAAAIVDAGEAANDVEDIAGKVEDLD
- the tmcA gene encoding tRNA(Met) cytidine acetyltransferase TmcA, encoding MNHAPAAHARRLQAEARRENERRGLVLTGGREHGYDALEPILEALEAPISRTTLVGPTDRLRCEQRTQHETSGLLGTTRDIVIVDAHEGLEPNTIGRVVGTIDGGGLFILLTPPLDEWPERRDAFDESLVVAPYTLENVSGRLRRRLVETIRAHRGLAIVDVESGEIVDEGLTNPAPRLERADRSSTTTTDRIPGSESGVSTEGDDIRETVYRMAEKEPEFEVSFPSLAYDACRTDDQATALGHLEALSEPGQAVVLEADRGRGKSSGIGLAAGSLAATGSRVLVTAPDRSNVDDVFARARELLERLEANHPTDTAGELYRTAEEPGPTAEAPRSVTSTAGGKIHYYPPLEATDCLSEFDFVFVDEAAALPVTVLEDFLDAERIAFATTVHGYEGAGRGFSVRFRDRLAASDHEVTEYTLTEPIRYAGGDPLEVWSFHALLLDARPVVPDLLDGAALDTVSYQKLDAETLSRDERLLRETFGLLVLAHYRTEPNDLARLLDAPNLETYALTYDGHVVSVALIAREGNLERADQRRLYEGARLRGNMIPDLFSSHLRDEAVGGLAGCRVVRIATHHAVRSAGFGSLLLEKLAADVGATVDWLGTGFGATPSLVSFWRHNGYRPLHLSTTRNDASGEYSAIMCRAMSDDGRAFVDRHERWFARRLPNVLADSLRNLEPDVVRALTRSVDPVYAPPLEFTDSEWELVAGAAYGPALFDVDPGPFSRLVYRYLLERDDGRPEVDDSTDRRTAWRGEPLAPHTERLVIRRVLQCQSWETVASELEYHSPRTCKRDLGDALETLVDAYGTDTAREVKSRFREI
- a CDS encoding DEAD/DEAH box helicase, whose amino-acid sequence is MSDTPPSVRLRFEDGTIRLETETDAPSFLDDLSVLSLEWDSRSGCFRVAAHEYAALRAALPNESITVADSVLRVEPPASRADALAPELDRTTAYELRPYQRDALEAWLETDRWGDIEHVPAASLDRTDTAVSAAGYPRHAPAGVLELPTGSGKTVIALEAIAQLETPTLIVVPTIDLLEQWVGELRREFDVPVGQFGGGEQRLEWLTVSTYDSAYLKAESVGDRFGFVIFDEVHHLGGEGYRDIARTLPAPARLGLTATFERPDGAHAAVESLLGPLVYRLSADDLAGEHLATYDVKRLEVALTPSEREAYERNQETFTNYLARSNIRLRSGADYQQLVKRSGSDPAAREALLARQRAREVMLGAERKLETLEDVLETHRGERTILFTAHNDLAYEVGERFLAPVITHQTGTAERRDILERFRSGAYSRVVTSNVLDEGVDVPDASVAVVLSGSGSEREFTQRLGRILRPKDDGGRALLYEIVAAETGEESIADRRR